The segment CCACCGCGTCCTGCGGGGTCAGCCAGGAGCCGCCGCAGACCTTGACATTGGGCAGGCTCAGGAACTGCGGCGCGCTCTCCAGCGAGATGCCGCCGGTGGGGCAGAAGGCCACATCCGGGAAGGGGCCGCCCAGCGCCTTGAGCAGATTGATGCCGCCCACGGCCACGGCCGGGAAGAGCTTCAGGAAGCTGTAGCCGGCGGCATTGGCCTGCATCACCTCGCTGGCGGTGGACACGCCCGGCAGCAGAGGCAGGCCCTGCTCGCGGCAGGCCGCGCCGATGGCGTCGGTATAGCCCGGGCTCACGCCGAACTGGCAACCGGCATCGCGTGCGGCCTTCACATCGGCCACGCTGCGCAGGGTGCCCGCGCCCACGATGGCCTCGGGCACGGCGCGCGCCATGGCCTCCATGGCCTGCAGGGCCACCGGGGTGCGCAAGGTCACCTCCAGCACCTTGACGCCACCGGCCACCAGGGCCTCGGCCAGGGGCACAGCATCTT is part of the Shinella sp. XGS7 genome and harbors:
- the eda gene encoding bifunctional 4-hydroxy-2-oxoglutarate aldolase/2-dehydro-3-deoxy-phosphogluconate aldolase, with product MSHSNDTLSLASHGPVIPVIVIQRLEDAVPLAEALVAGGVKVLEVTLRTPVALQAMEAMARAVPEAIVGAGTLRSVADVKAARDAGCQFGVSPGYTDAIGAACREQGLPLLPGVSTASEVMQANAAGYSFLKLFPAVAVGGINLLKALGGPFPDVAFCPTGGISLESAPQFLSLPNVKVCGGSWLTPQDAVEQGDWARITRLAAQAQALRA